A genomic region of Chryseobacterium sp. KACC 21268 contains the following coding sequences:
- a CDS encoding OmpA family protein yields MSINLIDLIKGQLGPATVSQTATQLGESESGISKAISALLPALVGGFANSNTQSELLGTVKEAASSGVLSNLLGNLNGSDSVISKILSLIFGDGDKLAAITNAVSSYAGIKTESTNSLLNLVTGATAGTLGKYAIDNNLDASSFGNLLSDQKGILSSLLPAGFSFASLGLGNWFGSVDAEPINVVPEPLQTPLADVNPVTPVTERPIVPETPKAVVTDTPKVDVTRSGSTHEIVSDNSGGGSIWKWLLPLLLLLLLGWFFWKQCDKKVEAVPVTTVDSTAVVSDSTAPVGDSVVTKRETLVVTLPSGKTLQAYKGGIEDQIVAFLKSDEYKNSTEAQLKDRWFNFDNLNFEFGTTKLTPESQVQLDNLKAILAEFPDAKIKIGAYTDNKGDAATNLKLSGDRAAAVKSALSTAQVIEAEGYGSKFAKVSADATDKEREADRKTSIRFTK; encoded by the coding sequence ATGTCAATTAACTTAATCGACCTGATCAAAGGTCAACTAGGACCAGCTACGGTCTCTCAAACTGCAACTCAACTTGGAGAAAGTGAATCTGGAATCTCAAAAGCTATTTCAGCTTTACTACCTGCTTTGGTTGGAGGTTTTGCAAATAGCAATACACAATCCGAACTTTTGGGAACGGTAAAAGAGGCAGCCTCATCTGGCGTTCTATCCAACTTATTAGGAAATCTAAACGGAAGCGATTCTGTGATTTCTAAAATCCTAAGCTTGATCTTTGGAGATGGCGATAAATTGGCTGCAATTACAAATGCAGTGTCATCTTACGCTGGCATCAAAACAGAATCTACAAATTCTCTATTGAATCTTGTGACTGGTGCTACTGCCGGAACACTCGGAAAATATGCAATAGATAATAATCTAGATGCATCTTCTTTTGGAAATCTACTAAGTGACCAAAAAGGAATCTTGTCTTCATTATTACCTGCAGGTTTCAGTTTTGCATCTTTAGGATTAGGCAACTGGTTTGGATCTGTAGATGCAGAACCTATCAATGTTGTTCCTGAACCATTACAAACACCTTTGGCAGATGTAAATCCAGTGACGCCAGTTACAGAAAGACCAATCGTACCAGAAACGCCAAAAGCAGTGGTAACAGACACGCCAAAAGTAGATGTTACGAGAAGTGGAAGTACACACGAGATCGTTTCTGACAATTCTGGTGGTGGAAGTATCTGGAAATGGTTATTGCCATTGCTGTTATTGCTATTGTTAGGTTGGTTCTTCTGGAAACAATGTGATAAAAAAGTAGAAGCAGTTCCTGTGACAACAGTTGATTCTACTGCTGTGGTATCAGATTCTACCGCTCCAGTTGGTGATTCTGTGGTTACCAAAAGAGAAACTTTGGTAGTTACTTTGCCTAGTGGAAAAACATTGCAAGCTTACAAAGGTGGGATCGAAGATCAAATCGTAGCTTTCTTAAAATCTGACGAGTATAAAAATTCTACAGAAGCACAGCTAAAAGACAGATGGTTCAATTTTGATAATCTTAATTTTGAATTTGGGACTACGAAATTAACTCCTGAATCTCAGGTTCAGTTAGACAACTTAAAAGCGATCTTGGCTGAATTTCCAGATGCTAAAATCAAAATCGGAGCTTATACGGATAACAAAGGCGACGCTGCTACAAACTTGAAATTATCTGGTGACAGAGCTGCAGCTGTAAAATCTGCATTAAGCACTGCACAAGTAATCGAAGCAGAAGGTTACGGATCCAAATTTGCTAAAGTTTCTGCAGACGCAACTGATAAAGAAAGAGAAGCTGATAGAAAAACTTCTATTAGATTTACAAAATAA